A window of Aquibium oceanicum genomic DNA:
GTCGTGGGATTGATGTAGACGATCTCGAAGCCGTGGTCTGTGTCCCGGCTGTAGCTCGGCAGGTGAAAGAAGCCGGCGCCTTCGAGAGGGAAGGGCAACTCGCGCTTTCCTTCCATCGCCTCGATGATGCGCTTGTGCGTCGGCAGTCCGCCCGTCGCGACGATCTCGCCGTCCACGGTGACGAGGTCGCCAAGCCGCAGCCCGCGGATCGCTTCCACGTCGACCGGCAGTGTCAGGTGATGCGTCGCCATCGTCACTCGATCCGCTCGATGCGTCCGTCATTGTAGAGACGGGCGCGGGTTCGCCGGTTGATCCAGCAGTTGAAACACACTGCCACGGGCGTGAAGCCGTGACCGGAGGCATATTCGATGTGGATGGCGAGCGCGGTGGTGTCGCCGCCAGTGCCCATCGGGCCGAAGCCGAGCTTGTTCGTGGCCTTGAGGAGCCGCTCCTCCATCGCCGCCAGCACGGGCTCCGAACTCGGTGTGCCAAGTGGCCGCAGCGTCGCGAGCTTGGCGATCTTGGTGCAGTAGTCGAAGGTCCCGCCGATGCCGACGCCGATCGTGACCGGAGGGCACTGCTGTGCGGCGGTCTTGACGATGACGTCGAGGACGTAGGCCTCGATCTCCTCCAGCGTCGGGAAGCTGAAGATTTCCAGCGACGCCCAGCGGCCCGACCCAAGCGCCTTGGGCGCGCAGGTGATGTCGATGTAGTCGGCACCGTCGATCATGTCCCAGCTCACCACCGGCATGTCCTTGCCGGCGTAGCTCCGCTCGTTGGTCAACGGGTTGGTGACGTGCTTCAGGAGCGGCGGCTGGATGGTCTCGACCAGATGCGCGAATCCGTCGCTGATCGCCCGCTTCACGTCGCCCTCGAAGCGCGCCTGGGTACCCACCTTGATGAAGTAGACCGGCACGCCGGAGTCCGAGCAGACGAATCGATCCGTATTCTCGGCCCGGTCGGCACTGCGCCGCATCATCGAGAGCACCTTGCGCGCGCTCTCGTTGGTCTCGGCCGCGGCCGCACGGTCCAGCGCCTCCTTTGCGTCGTCCGGGATGCGCTTCAGCGACCATTCGTAGAGGTCGGCGGTGAGTGTCTTCACGGCCTCGTAAGTGATTGCCATGTCTCAGCCCTTCCCGGAATCGACCGCTGCGTCGCGCACGGGCCGGCCGGCCCGCAGGTCGTCGGCGGCCTGCGCCAGCGTGTTGGCGATGCCGTAGCGCGTCTCGCGCGTCACGGCCGCGTAGTGCGGTGCGAGCACCACGGTCTCGAAGCCCGCGAAGCGCGGATCGATAGACGGCTCGGCATCGAAGACGTCGAGCCCCGCACCGCCGATCGCCTTCTTTTCCAGCGCCGCGATCAGGGCTTCCTGGTCCACCACGCTGCCGCGCGATACGTTGATCAGGATGCCGTCCGGACCCAGACGTTCGAGCACGGACTGGCCGACGATGCGGTGCGTATCCGGCCCGCCCGGACAGGACAGAACCAGCACGTCGCACCGTTCGGCGAGATCGCCGATCGCCGGCACGTAGCCGTAGGGCAGGTCCGGCTTCTCGCGCGGCCCGGTATAGAGCACGCTCATGCCGATGCCGGCGGAGCGCCGCGCGATCGTCTGGCCGATCTTGCCGAGCCCGACGATGCCGAGCGTGCGGTCGAAGACGCGTCGGGACGGGGTCATGCGTTCCGTCGCCCAGCGCCCGGCGCGTACGAACCGGTCCGCCTCCGCGATCCGCCGCGACACGGCGTAGATCAGGCCGATGGCGAAATCGGCGGTGTCGTCGGTCACCTCGTCGGGCGTATGCCGCACCACGATGCCGCGGCGCCTGGCTTCCGCAAGGTCGATGTTCTCGAGCCCGGTGCCGTTGCACAGCAGCAGGCGCAGGTCGGGAAACTGGTCGTAGAGCGCGGTATCGGCGCCGGCGATGCTCGTGGTCACCGCGACGTCGAACCCGTCGCGGGCGTCTTCGCCGCGCTTCACCTCGACCAGCTCGTTGCCGCGCGACAGCACCTCGCGCAGTTCCGGCGGAATGGCCGCGACGACGGCGATACGGTTGGTACTCATCTTACGTTCCTCACAGACCGGCCGCCGAAACGCGTTCCTTCAGCGCCGGCGCCAGGCCGCCCAGCCGCCACACCTGCAGCATGCTTTCGGCATAGGGCCGGAACCGCCGCTCCTCGCCGGTCGCCAGATTGCGCGCCACGCCCGACACGAGATCGACCTCCAGCTGGTCACCCGTTCCTGCGATCTGCGTGATGCCGGGGCAGGGCACGATTGGCAGGCCGTTGTTCAACCCCTTGCGGATGAAGGCGGAATCCGTCGATTCCACCACGCAGGCGCGGATGCCGGATTCGCGCATGGCCACGCAGGCATGCGGATGGCTGTGGTGGCCGAAATTGCGCCCCGCCACGACGATGTCTCCTTCGCCGACCTTCTGCGGGAAATCCGGGTCCAGCAGCACGAAGAGCATCGCCTTCAGCGCCGGGATGTCGAAGCTGCCGAGGTCGGGCACCTGCGAATACTGGATGATGCCGTTGTCGGCGCTGACATTGTCGCCGAAAGCCCACACGCGTCCGGTGATCGTCATGCCGCGTCCCTCCGCAGCGCGGGATCGCCGCGCGGGTCGACGATCGCGCCGGCGAGCGCCGACGCGGCGACGGTGATCGGGCTGGCGAGATAGGCGCGCGCCAGCCGGCTGCCGTTGCGGCCGTGATAGTTCATCTGGTGCGTCGAGATCGACACCTCACCGTCGTTCAGCACGCCCTCGTAACCCCAGCAGGTGGTGCAGCCGGGCGCCAGGATGGTCGCGCCGGCTTCGGCGAGGATCGAGAGAAGGCCCTCGCGGCCCGCCTGCGCGTAAATCTCGCGGCTGCCGGGCGTGACGTAGAAGGTGACGTGACTGGCGATGCGCCGTCCGCGCAGGATCGCCGCTGCCGCGCGAAGATCGTCCATGCGCCCGTTGGCGCAGGTGCCGATCGCCGCCTGGTCGATGCGCAGGCCCGCCACTTCGCCGACCGGCGACACCGTGTGGAGCTCCGGCGGCACGGTGACCAGCGGCTCGAGCGCGCCGAGGTCGAACGATGCCTCGTAGGCATATTCGGCATCTGCGTCCGCCTCGAAAACCTCGAAAGGCCGGCCGTCCGCGCGCGACCGCGCATAGGCGAGTGCCGCCTCGTCCACCGGCATCAACGCGGTGTCGGGCCCGGCGTGGTAGGTGCAGGCGAGAAGCGTCTGGCGCTCGTCCAGCGACAGTCCCGCAACGCCATCGCCGCCATATTCGATGCAGCCCTGGCTGAGCAGGTCCGTTTCGGCATAGTCGCGTATGATCGCCTGGGCGAGATCGCGGATGTGTACGCCTTCGGCGAGCCTGCCCGTCAGGGTGAAGCGGATCGGCCGCGGCACCACCATCCAGTTCTCGTTCAGCACCGATGTGACGACGACCTCGGTGGAAATCGCGATGTTCAGCGCGCCCACCACGCCGATCGAGGCGATGTTGGGCTCGTCGGAAAAGACCAGCGTGCCGGGGCGCGCGAATCCCTGCTCCACAAGCACCTGATGGCGCAGGCCCGAGCCGGGCCCGAAATAGTTGGCGCCGTGCTTTTCGGCGAAGTCGCGCATCTCGCCGTGGTTGCGGTGGTAGGCCGACCCCATGCCGGCGGCGGTGGTGTGGTCGACGACGAGCACCAGCTTTTCGGGATGCGCCAGCCGCGTCACGCCGGCCTGTTCCATGATGCGCTTGCGCGCTGGCCAGGAAATGTCCTGGCAGCACGTGTAGTCCGGCGTCACCGTCACGTATTCGCCAGGCTCGACGGTTTCCCGTCCGGCGGCGCGCGCGATGATCTTCTGGACGACAGACTGTCCCATTCTCATCATGCCATCGTGTGGGAGACGAACTTGGTGACGAGGAAGGCGTCCATCGCCTCGATGCCGCCCTCCGAGCCGTAGCCGCTGTCCTTCACCCCGCCATAGGGGATCTCGGGGAAGGCGATGCCGACCGCGTTGATCGACATCATTCCGGTCTCGACGTTCGCCGCGATCCGGCTCGCCAGTTTTGCGGACTTTGTGAAGGCGTAGGCCGCGAGGCCGTAGTCGAGGCGGTTGGCCTCCTCGATCGCCTCGTCGATGCCGGAAACCGGCCGCATCAGGGCAAGCGGTCCGAACGGCTCCTCGTTCATGACGCGCGCCTCCAGCGGCACGTCGGTCATCACCGTCGGTTCGAAGAAGTTGCCGACATTGCCGATGCGCTTGCCGCCGGTGCGGATCTTGCCGCCGTGGGAGACCGCGTCCGCGATCAGCCCTTCCATGGCTTCCAGCCGTCGCACGTTGGCGAGCGGCCCCATGACCGTGCCTTCCTTCGAACCGTCGCCGACCTTCACCGCCGCGGCCAGCTGCGTGAACGTCTCCACGAAGGGCTCGTAGATTTCCTCTTCGATCAGGAATCGCGTCGGCGAGGTGCAGACCTGGCCGACGTTGCGGTACTTCACGCCCACCATCAGCTTGGCCACCGGCTCGATGTCGACATCCTTTGCGACGATGACCGGCGCGTGGCCACCGAGCTCCATGGTGATCGGCTTCATGTGGCGGCCCGCCATGGCCGCGAGATGCTTGCCCACCGCGGTTGAGCCGGTGAAGGAGATTTTGCGGATCGTCGGGTGCGGTATCAGGTATTCCGAGATTTCCGACGGAACGCCGAAGACAAGCGACAGGACGCCCGTCGGCAGCCCCGCGTCGGCCAGCGCCTGCACCAGGAAGGCGCAGGAACTCGGCGTCTCCTCCGGTCCCTTCAGGATCACCGTGCAGCCCGCCGCGAGCGCGGCGCCCACCTTGCGGGCTGCCTGGCCCATGCCGAAATTCCACGGCACGAAGCCGGCGACGGGGCCGATCGCCTCCTTGAAGGCGAGCTGGTGCACGCCTTCGGCGCGGGCCGGGACGATGCGTCCGTAGGCGCGGCGCGCCTCCTCGGCGAACCAGTCGAAGGATTCGGCGGTGGCATTCACCTCGTAGCGCGCCTCGAAAAGCGTCTTGCCCTGCTGTTCCGTCAGGACCGGCGCGATCTCGTCGATGCGCTCGCGAAGGAGCTCTGCGGCGCGGCGAAGCACGCGGCCGCGCTCGAC
This region includes:
- a CDS encoding fumarate hydratase, with the protein product MAITYEAVKTLTADLYEWSLKRIPDDAKEALDRAAAAETNESARKVLSMMRRSADRAENTDRFVCSDSGVPVYFIKVGTQARFEGDVKRAISDGFAHLVETIQPPLLKHVTNPLTNERSYAGKDMPVVSWDMIDGADYIDITCAPKALGSGRWASLEIFSFPTLEEIEAYVLDVIVKTAAQQCPPVTIGVGIGGTFDYCTKIAKLATLRPLGTPSSEPVLAAMEERLLKATNKLGFGPMGTGGDTTALAIHIEYASGHGFTPVAVCFNCWINRRTRARLYNDGRIERIE
- a CDS encoding NAD(P)-dependent oxidoreductase, with the protein product MSTNRIAVVAAIPPELREVLSRGNELVEVKRGEDARDGFDVAVTTSIAGADTALYDQFPDLRLLLCNGTGLENIDLAEARRRGIVVRHTPDEVTDDTADFAIGLIYAVSRRIAEADRFVRAGRWATERMTPSRRVFDRTLGIVGLGKIGQTIARRSAGIGMSVLYTGPREKPDLPYGYVPAIGDLAERCDVLVLSCPGGPDTHRIVGQSVLERLGPDGILINVSRGSVVDQEALIAALEKKAIGGAGLDVFDAEPSIDPRFAGFETVVLAPHYAAVTRETRYGIANTLAQAADDLRAGRPVRDAAVDSGKG
- a CDS encoding 3-isopropylmalate dehydratase large subunit, which gives rise to MGQSVVQKIIARAAGRETVEPGEYVTVTPDYTCCQDISWPARKRIMEQAGVTRLAHPEKLVLVVDHTTAAGMGSAYHRNHGEMRDFAEKHGANYFGPGSGLRHQVLVEQGFARPGTLVFSDEPNIASIGVVGALNIAISTEVVVTSVLNENWMVVPRPIRFTLTGRLAEGVHIRDLAQAIIRDYAETDLLSQGCIEYGGDGVAGLSLDERQTLLACTYHAGPDTALMPVDEAALAYARSRADGRPFEVFEADADAEYAYEASFDLGALEPLVTVPPELHTVSPVGEVAGLRIDQAAIGTCANGRMDDLRAAAAILRGRRIASHVTFYVTPGSREIYAQAGREGLLSILAEAGATILAPGCTTCWGYEGVLNDGEVSISTHQMNYHGRNGSRLARAYLASPITVAASALAGAIVDPRGDPALRRDAA
- a CDS encoding NAD-dependent succinate-semialdehyde dehydrogenase, with translation MTADVLLFLDGKWVAGSGGRSLPLTNPATGETAGSVAVAETADLDIALKGAGSTFRSWKNTSPVERGRVLRRAAELLRERIDEIAPVLTEQQGKTLFEARYEVNATAESFDWFAEEARRAYGRIVPARAEGVHQLAFKEAIGPVAGFVPWNFGMGQAARKVGAALAAGCTVILKGPEETPSSCAFLVQALADAGLPTGVLSLVFGVPSEISEYLIPHPTIRKISFTGSTAVGKHLAAMAGRHMKPITMELGGHAPVIVAKDVDIEPVAKLMVGVKYRNVGQVCTSPTRFLIEEEIYEPFVETFTQLAAAVKVGDGSKEGTVMGPLANVRRLEAMEGLIADAVSHGGKIRTGGKRIGNVGNFFEPTVMTDVPLEARVMNEEPFGPLALMRPVSGIDEAIEEANRLDYGLAAYAFTKSAKLASRIAANVETGMMSINAVGIAFPEIPYGGVKDSGYGSEGGIEAMDAFLVTKFVSHTMA